From Aerosakkonema funiforme FACHB-1375:
TGGTGGAAAATGTTTGCGTATGTTACAGATAGCTGGGATGGTGGGTTACGGCACGGGAACTTAATTATCGATCGAAAGTTCAGAAATTATCGCCCGTGCCTAACCCACCCTACGATGAAATAAGTTTTGATTACCACTTTTGACTCTTTTATTTTACCTAGCCCCTAGTCCAAGCGCTCTTTCTTTATTTTGACTTTTGACTTTTGACTTTTGACTTTTGACTTTTGAATGAGTGACTTTCGTAGCCCCTTTTTAAACAGGCAAGAACAATGACATACGCTGTTGGTATCGACTTGGGAACGACAAATTCTGTCGTATCTGTCTTTCGCCGAGGAGTGGTACAAACTATTGCAATTGACGGTCGTTCTACCATGCCTTCTGTAGTTTCTGTGCGAGAAGATGGCAGCATATTGGTGGGGAGTGCCGCAAAATCAAGGTTATTGCTAGACCCTGCGAACACCGTCGCTTCGGCAAAGCGTTTCATGGGAAATCGCCACAAATTCTACAATGTCGCTGGCAAATCTTTATCTCCTGTCGATATTGGCAGTATGGTACTGAAGCGAATTGTGGAAAGTACGCGCATAGCCTTGGGTGAAGAAATCCGCGACGCTGTGATTACGGTTCCTGCTTATTTTACCGACGCGCAAAGAGAAGATACGAGACGCGCTGGCGAACAGGCGGGATTGAACGTATTGCGCCTCATTCCCGAACCTACCGCAGCTGCGATCGCCTACGGTTTAGATAAAGGTAAAGACCAAACTATTATGGTTTACGACCTGGGCGGCGGCACTTTTGATGTGTCAATTTTGCGCGTGCAAGGCAATCGTTTCGAGGTCAAAGGTGTAGGTGGAAATACTAATTTGGGCGGCGATGATTTCGATCGAACTATTATAAATTGGGCTAGCGAACAGTTTAAAATTCAAACGGGAATTGACTTGCAAAGCGATAATAGTCGCTTGGGAATTATCGCGCGGCAACGTCTCAAAGATGCTGCTGAAACTGCTAAAATCGAACTTTCTGTAAGTGATTCTGCTACGATCGCAATTCCTGATTGTTTGGGTCATGCGTTGGAATTGGAACTTTCTATTTCTGAATACAACAATTTAATCGCACCGCTATTGCAACGCACAGTCAATTGTATGAAATCAGTTTTGCAAGATGCGCGTTTGCAACCGGAAGATATCGATCGCGTTATTCTCGTCGGCGGTTCCACCAAAAACCGCGCCGTGAGGGAAATTGTCGCCAGGGAAATCAAAGAACCTTACACAAGCGATCGCGTAGATGAAGTAGTGGCCCACGGTGCTGCGATCGCCGCCGCTAATCTTTCCTTACCCGATGAAGTTTCCCTCGATGTGCTAGATGTCACCGCTCATTCTCTGGGCATTTCCATGCTCAACTACAAGGAAGAGTTAGTTTTCAAGCCGATCGTTCCCCGACAAACCACCTATCCTTGCAAGCGCGGTATTATCGGCTACACAAATCGCCCACTACAAAACGAAATTGACATACCCGTTTTTCGCGGCGAAAATACCGACCCCAACTACAACGATTATCTAGGCATACTTTCCTTACCAGTATCTCCGCCGCAGTCGGAAATTGTGCCTGTTGCCGCTATTTTCGACCTAGATGCTGATGGTATCATCCACTTCACGGCGGTGCAATTGCCACCTGGATCGCAAAGCGCATCTATTATAGAAAACGCCAGAGAAAATAAAGGTCTTGTAGACTTGAATGCGGTAGAAGCTTTAATCAAAAGTGGCGAAGCGCAGACAAAGATGGCGCAAATTAACAGTAAATAATTTACCCATTTCCAAAATTAAAAAATGAGCATAATTCCCAAACACAGTCCCTATATTTTCGGAATCGACCTGGGTACGTCTAACTCTGCGATCGCAGTTTTTATCAAAGGACAAACTGAGATAATTCCGATTGACGGCAATAAAACCCTGCC
This genomic window contains:
- a CDS encoding Hsp70 family protein, producing MTYAVGIDLGTTNSVVSVFRRGVVQTIAIDGRSTMPSVVSVREDGSILVGSAAKSRLLLDPANTVASAKRFMGNRHKFYNVAGKSLSPVDIGSMVLKRIVESTRIALGEEIRDAVITVPAYFTDAQREDTRRAGEQAGLNVLRLIPEPTAAAIAYGLDKGKDQTIMVYDLGGGTFDVSILRVQGNRFEVKGVGGNTNLGGDDFDRTIINWASEQFKIQTGIDLQSDNSRLGIIARQRLKDAAETAKIELSVSDSATIAIPDCLGHALELELSISEYNNLIAPLLQRTVNCMKSVLQDARLQPEDIDRVILVGGSTKNRAVREIVAREIKEPYTSDRVDEVVAHGAAIAAANLSLPDEVSLDVLDVTAHSLGISMLNYKEELVFKPIVPRQTTYPCKRGIIGYTNRPLQNEIDIPVFRGENTDPNYNDYLGILSLPVSPPQSEIVPVAAIFDLDADGIIHFTAVQLPPGSQSASIIENARENKGLVDLNAVEALIKSGEAQTKMAQINSK